One window from the genome of Salvia miltiorrhiza cultivar Shanhuang (shh) chromosome 7, IMPLAD_Smil_shh, whole genome shotgun sequence encodes:
- the LOC130991551 gene encoding heavy metal-associated isoprenylated plant protein 33-like, translating into MSKEEFLKIQTCVLKVNIHCDGCKQKVKKILQKIDGVYTTKIDSEQGKVTVSGNVDAATLIKKLTKNGKHAEIWGAPKPSSNNNNSSKNDNAKGGNNKAQPQKGGGGGGGGGGGGNNQVKGGGGGGGGGGGPPQGMTPQMLQQLQQMKGFQDLKLPPQFMKDMKLPPLNGHPNQKAMKLSLPEDEGLSDDEFDDDYDDDDDYDDDEDEDDFDDDLDDGPPPPGKMKPPPPGIMGNGAGLPPHMMMKAANAAGNGGNGKKEGGGGGGGGGGNIPIQMMNLGGGKKGGNGNNQNEGGGKGGKNGGGPPQMGQSKNGGGGGAGNINNFIANGAKKGGGGGGGGGMNDGGHGMPPNMMPINGGANVGHMGNMPMGHMGKLPPMGQMGNLAAVQGLPAMNGGGGGGPAAGPSHFQGGGGGPGPDQMAGNPYYQQQMAAMMMNQQRAVAAGGGGGNERFQPMMYARPPPAVNYMPAPYPPYPYAAPPGERADQYSMFSDENTSSCAVM; encoded by the exons ATGAGTAAAGAAGAGTTCTTGAAGATCCAG ACTTGTGTTCTCAAAGTCAATATACACTGTGACGGGTGTAAGCAAAAAGTGAAGAAAATCTTGCAGAAGATCGATG GTGTTTACACCACGAAGATAGATTCGGAGCAGGGGAAGGTGACCGTTTCCGGCAATGTCGACGCGGCCACGCTCATCAAGAAGCTTACCAAGAATGGGAAGCATGCCGAGATTTGGGGCGCCCCCAAACCCAGCTCTAACAACAACAATTCGTCCAAGAATGACAATGCCAAAGGTGGCAATAACAAGGCGCAGCCGCAGaagggcggaggcggcggcggcggcggtggcggaggTGGTAATAACCAGGTgaaaggaggaggaggaggaggcggcggtggtggagggcCGCCGCAGGGGATGACGCCGCAGATGCTGCAGCAGCTACAGCAGATGAAGGGGTTTCAAGATCTGAAGCTGCCGCCGCAGTTTATGAAGGACATGAAGCTGCCGCCGCTCAACGGCCATCCGAATCAGAAGGCGATGAAGCTGAGCTTGCCGGAGGATGAGGGGCTCAGCGACGATGAGTTCGACGACGACTACGACGACGATGATGATTATGACGACGACGAGGATGAggatgattttgatgatgatCTCGACGACGGCCCTCCGCCGCCGGGTAAGAtgaagccgccgccgccgggcATCATGGGGAATGGGGCCGGGCTGCCGCCCCATATGATGATGAAGGCCGCCAATGCTGCTGGAAATGGCGGGAACGGGAAGaaagaaggcggcggcggcggtggcggtggcggtgggAATATCCCGATTCAGATGATGAATCTTGGTGGTGGGAAGAAAGGTGGTAATGGGAATAATCAAAATGAAGGGGGTGGGAAGGGTGGCAAAAACGGTGGCGGGCCGCCGCAAATGGGGCAGAGCAAGAACGGTGGTGGCGGTGGGGCTGGAAATATCAACAATTTCATTGCAAATGGGGCCAAGaaagggggtgggggtgggggtgggggtgggatGAATGATGGGGGTCATGGCATGCCTCCAAACATGATGCCCATCAATGGTGGTGCTAATGTGGGCCATATGGGGAATATGCCGATGGGCCATATGGGGAAATTGCCACCAATGGGTCAAATGGGAAACCTCGCCGCCGTTCAAGGCCTCCCGGCGATgaacggcggcggtggcggcgggcCCGCCGCCGGTCCTAGCCACTTCCAAGGAGGAGGAGGTGGTCCGGGGCCGGATCAAATGGCCGGGAACCCTTACTACCAACAGCAGATGGCGGCGATGATGATGAACCAGCAGCGCGCCGTGgctgccggcggcggcggcggcaacgAGCGGTTTCAGCCGATGATGTACGCGCGGCCGCCCCCGGCCGTGAATTACATGCCGGCGCCGTACCCTCCTTACCCTTACGCGGCGCCGCCGGGCGAGCGGGCCGATCAGTACTCGATGTTCAGCGACGAGAACACCTCCAGCTGCGCCGTGATgtga
- the LOC130993032 gene encoding uncharacterized protein LOC130993032: MGRLSGTMGASECQVLLRKKRGGGRKSLKCVGGEGGKWFKECLDMQIGEGDFFKFWDHCWVGGKKLSERFPRLYRLCKNQDGFISNMGEWLGEVWEWKLEWNRELRERERAQADELLSSIKEINLHAGMKDCWRWKHTPNGLFSVNSAYKAFRQARSENGTNCEQMDFKKLWKAPAPHKMKTTAWRILKGRMATCDNLIRRNILAANSNSDCILCKSQLEDLNHLFFSCQITCDLWKEILSWIGIQTAMQRTAKENFLAFSNLGDKVDFHFMACVWICVVWCIWKARNDCIFSQASWNISKVVTEIKTRTWSWTQVYKQMPQSLDLKSWMIKPKVIE, from the coding sequence ATGGGGAGATTGAGTGGGACGATGGGGGCTTCAGAATGTcaagtcctattaagaaaaaaacGGGGTGGTGGAAGAAAATCGTTGAAGTGTGTGGGGGGGGAGGGAGGAAAATGGTTCAAAGAGTGTTTGGATATGCAGATTGGAGAAGGTGATTTCTTCAAATTTTGGGATCACTGTTGGGTTGGGGGAAAAAAGTTGAGCGAAAGATTTCCTAGGCTGTATCGCCTTTGTAAAAATCAGGACGGGTTTATTTCCAATATGGGAGAATGGTTGGGGGAAGTGTGGGAATGGAAGTTGGAGTGGAATCGAGaattgagggagagagaaagagcacAGGCCGATGAGCTGTTGTCCTCTATCAAGGAAATCAATCTTCATGCAGGAATGAAAGACTGTTGGAGGTGGAAACATACTCCCAACGGCTTGTTTTCAGTAAATTCAGCATACAAAGCATTCCGACAAGCAAGATCGGAGAATGGGACTAATTGTGAGCAAATGGATTTCAAGAAACTGTGGAAGGCTCCAGCTCCTCACAAGATGAAAACAACAGCTTGGAGGATTCTTAAAGGAAGAATGGCGACGTGTGATAACCTCATCCGAAGAAACATTTTGGCCGCTAATTCGAACTCCGACTGCATTCTCTGTAAGTCGCAGCTGGAGGACCTGAATCATCTTTTCTTCTCCTGTCAGATTACTTGTGATCTTTGGAAAGAAATTTTATCCTGGATAGGTATTCAGACGGCAATGCAACGCACGGCAAAGGAGAACTTCCTTGCTTTTTCTAATCTTGGGGACAAGGTAGATTTTCATTTTATGGCTTGTGTTTGGATCTGTGTGGTGTGGTGTATTTGGAAAGCAAGGAATGATTGTATCTTTAGCCAAGCGTCATGGAACATATCCAAAGTGGTTACCGAGATCAAGACAAGAACGTGGAGCTGGACGCAAGTGTATAAACAGATGCCACAGTCTTTGGACTTAAAATCTTGGATGATTAAGCCTAAGGTGATTGAGTGA
- the LOC130991552 gene encoding probable E3 ubiquitin-protein ligase LUL4 isoform X2, producing the protein MGISFSTTTARRRAPTHPYPPPLHPDYYPPYPAHQPSPYPVHQQPSSPPVYYPYYNSNAYAVCNHAAPLVGQPYFGPFELQPPPRVVAPPCGDQKPTKVVNSDVNVHKDTLRLENDELNPDRSLVSFVFDALLDGSITIYYFAKEEADRRVVPLFPETYVPIKIPFRKGLHQEFRQPSGTGIDLRYFALDDLSNPSSRDDVFPIVISADTCITPYIVDDRSYLLAHTLPQMQITQVVLPKNHEGQFTPKVVRQLLWTDDTCYELREIYGLGKSGPGFSDSGSGKECVVCMTEPKDIALLPCRHMCMCSSCAKALRLQSNKCPICREIIEALLEIRIDNMDH; encoded by the exons ATGGGCATTTCATTCAGCACCACCACCGCTCGCCGGAgagcccccacccacccctaccccccacccctcCACCCGGACTACTACCCCCCTTATCCTGCGCACCAACCCTCGCCTTACCCCGTGCACCAACAACCATCTTCGCCCCCCGTCTACTACCCCTACTACAATTCCAACGCCTACGCCGTCTGCAACCACGCCGCCCCTCTCGTGGGCCAGCCCTATTTCGGCCCCTTCGAGCTGCAGCCGCCGCCGCGGGTGGTGGCGCCGCCCTGCGGCGACCAGAAGCCCACCAAGGTTGTCAATAGCGATGTCAATGTGCATAAGGATACCTTGAGGCTTGAAAACGATGAGCTCAACCCGGATCGCAGCTTGGTTTCCTTCGTCTTTGATGCTTTGCTTGATGGAAG CATCACGATATATTACTTCGCCAAAGAAGAGGCCGACCGCAGAGTTGTCCCCTTATTTCCAGAAACATATGTTCCCATCAAAATTCCTTTCAGGAAAGGACTTCACCAGGAATTTCGTCAGCCTTCAGGAACTGGCATCGACTTACGGTATTTTGCATTGGATGATTTGTCGAATCCGTCCTCCAGAGATGATGTGTTTCCGATTGTTATATCGGCTGATACTTGCATAACTCCTTACATAGTTGATGATAGAAGCTATCTTTTGGCACATACGTTGCCTCAGATGCAGATAACTCAAGTGGTTCTGCCCAAAAATCACGAGGGACAATTTACACCTAAGGTTGTCAGGCAGTTGCTCTGGACCGATGATACTTGCTATGAGCTGCGAGAGATATACGGGTTAGGAAAATCTGGCCCGGGTTTCAGCGACAGTGGATCAGGAAAAGAGTGTGTTGTTTGCATGACTGAACCGAAGGATATCGCATTGCTTCCCTGCAGACATATG TGTATGTGCAGCAGCTGTGCGAAGGCACTGAGACTTCAGTCGAACAAATGCCCCATTTGCCGAGAAATCATTGAGGCGCTCCTTGAAATCAGGATTGATAATATGGATCACTGA
- the LOC130991552 gene encoding probable E3 ubiquitin-protein ligase LUL4 isoform X1 has translation MGISFSTTTARRRAPTHPYPPPLHPDYYPPYPAHQPSPYPVHQQPSSPPVYYPYYNSNAYAVCNHAAPLVGQPYFGPFELQPPPRVVAPPCGDQKPTKVVNSDVNVHKDTLRLENDELNPDRSLVSFVFDALLDGSITIYYFAKEEADRRVVPLFPETYVPIKIPFRKGLHQEFRQPSGTGIDLRYFALDDLSNPSSRDDVFPIVISADTCITPYIVDDRSYLLAHTLPQMQITQVVLPKNHEGQFTPKVVRQLLWTDDTCYELREIYGLGKSGPGFSDSGSGKECVVCMTEPKDIALLPCRHMVRKDSKLFIQSSIISLSNLADEYFYISRNNPGRANNHLFVSSENPFVY, from the exons ATGGGCATTTCATTCAGCACCACCACCGCTCGCCGGAgagcccccacccacccctaccccccacccctcCACCCGGACTACTACCCCCCTTATCCTGCGCACCAACCCTCGCCTTACCCCGTGCACCAACAACCATCTTCGCCCCCCGTCTACTACCCCTACTACAATTCCAACGCCTACGCCGTCTGCAACCACGCCGCCCCTCTCGTGGGCCAGCCCTATTTCGGCCCCTTCGAGCTGCAGCCGCCGCCGCGGGTGGTGGCGCCGCCCTGCGGCGACCAGAAGCCCACCAAGGTTGTCAATAGCGATGTCAATGTGCATAAGGATACCTTGAGGCTTGAAAACGATGAGCTCAACCCGGATCGCAGCTTGGTTTCCTTCGTCTTTGATGCTTTGCTTGATGGAAG CATCACGATATATTACTTCGCCAAAGAAGAGGCCGACCGCAGAGTTGTCCCCTTATTTCCAGAAACATATGTTCCCATCAAAATTCCTTTCAGGAAAGGACTTCACCAGGAATTTCGTCAGCCTTCAGGAACTGGCATCGACTTACGGTATTTTGCATTGGATGATTTGTCGAATCCGTCCTCCAGAGATGATGTGTTTCCGATTGTTATATCGGCTGATACTTGCATAACTCCTTACATAGTTGATGATAGAAGCTATCTTTTGGCACATACGTTGCCTCAGATGCAGATAACTCAAGTGGTTCTGCCCAAAAATCACGAGGGACAATTTACACCTAAGGTTGTCAGGCAGTTGCTCTGGACCGATGATACTTGCTATGAGCTGCGAGAGATATACGGGTTAGGAAAATCTGGCCCGGGTTTCAGCGACAGTGGATCAGGAAAAGAGTGTGTTGTTTGCATGACTGAACCGAAGGATATCGCATTGCTTCCCTGCAGACATATGGTGAGGAAAGAttctaaattatttattcaaagcTCAATCATCTCCTTATCGAACCTTGCTGATGAATATTTCTATATTTCCAGAAATAACCCTGGGCGAGCTAATAATCATTTGTTCGTTTCTTCTGAAAATCCGTTTGTTTATTAA
- the LOC130991554 gene encoding uncharacterized protein LOC130991554: MPNLSLISCFNGCRDHTRVSGPGTRIWNCTEKPIELQVRVGSILKKVHTLKAGSSKRLKSKNIYKAYMPAKAKGGGGGVKNLLYYYDETCHPYIWIHDAGCDFSRMLKQQYISLEDLRDCSEIRVCRDHQRGCITVRKKSRPDFC; the protein is encoded by the coding sequence ATGCCTAATCTGAGcttgatttcttgcttcaacGGGTGCAGGGATCACACGCGGGTATCCGGGCCCGGGACGAGGATCTGGAACTGCACGGAGAAGCCCATCGAGCTTCAAGTGAGAGTCGGGTCTATACTGAAGAAGGTTCACACGTTGAAGGCCGGGTCATCGAAGAGGTTGAAGAGCAAGAACATCTACAAGGCCTACATGCCTGCAAAGGCTaagggtggtggtggtggagtcAAGAATTTACTTTACTACTATGATGAGACATGCCATCCATATATTTGGATACATGATGCAGGGTGTGATTTTTCTAGGATGCTTAAGCAGCAATATATTAGTCTCGAGGATTTGAGAGATTGCTCTGAGATCAGAGTTTGTAGGGATCATCAGAGGGGATGCATTACGGTTCGTAAGAAATCGAGGCCGGATTTCTGTTGA